From Cryptomeria japonica unplaced genomic scaffold, Sugi_1.0 HiC_scaffold_46, whole genome shotgun sequence, a single genomic window includes:
- the LOC131862551 gene encoding putative germin-like protein 2-3, translating into MLWDCNTQFDYTFISRAFLSDSSVSLFIMGNRMIYFTLGLFLLICWYSDNVMAADSDPLQDFCVADKESMVKVNGFVCKDPKDVSAEDFFFGGLGQAGNTDNAVGSNVTMANVMQIPGLNTFGISLVRIDYAVGGINPPHTHPRATEVLVLLEGQLLVGFIDTTNKFFSKTLEKGDVFVFPKALVHFQQNVGHENAVAIAALSSQLPGAQTIANSLFAADPPLPDSVLAKAFRITQELADYIQKKFA; encoded by the exons ATGTTATGGGATTGTAATACACAATTCGACTACACATTCATATCCCGAGCTTTTCTGTCTGATTCTTCTGTGTCTCTATTTATAATGGGTAACCGCATGATTTACTTCACGTTGGGACTTTTCCTATTGATATGTTGGTACAGTGATAATGTCATGGCAGCGGATTCCGATCCCTTGCAAGATTTCTGCGTCGCAGACAAGGAAAGCATGG TTAAGGTGAACGGGTTCGTTTGCAAAGATCCCAAGGATGTTTCGGCAGAGGACTTCTTCTTCGGGGGACTTGGGCAGGCAGGGAACACCGACAATGCAGTGGGCTCCAATGTAACGATGGCCAATGTTATGCAGATACCGGGCCTCAACACCTTCGGAATATCGTTGGTCCGTATCGATTACGCAgtgggtggaataaatcctcctcacacGCACCCAAGAGCCACTGAAGTTCTTGTTTTACTGGAAGGCCAGcttcttgtgggtttcattgacaccaccaacaagtttttcagcaaaacgttggagaagggagatgtgtttgtgtttccaaaggcacttgtgcatttccagcagaatgtggggCATGAAAATGCGGTGGCCATAGCTGCATTGAGCAGCCAGCTTCCGGGAGCTCAGACAATCGCCAACTCTCTGTTTGCAGCGGATCCTCCTCTCCCAGATTCCGTATTGGCCAAGGCCTTCCGCATCACCCAAGAGCTTGCCGATTACATTCAGAAGAAATTTGCATAA